From a single Cryptomeria japonica unplaced genomic scaffold, Sugi_1.0 HiC_scaffold_1806, whole genome shotgun sequence genomic region:
- the LOC131873463 gene encoding UDP-glycosyltransferase 91D1-like, translated as MESLRSDFGSTEAEMRQLHVMMVPWLSKSHIRAFLELAKKLGAHGLKISFLSAPLNIRWIRQQLQPIPEIDLLELPLPSIDGLPEGVESTADLKRGGTFGLLLKAMDEWEKSFEALLERISPDLVIHDMTQYWVSPIAAKMGIPTIFFVITSASSTGFLLGQEATVVEKSTIVPDLTVPPPGFPSAHVRHSSFGARKHRDIFQKKEGHVNMPERWSMCFKGSWVIAFNSCVELEGKYLEYLERTTGRSVLPVGMQMPDLTPLPADERCLAWLDVQKPHSVVVVSFGSECILTQQELAALALGLEESKLPFLFVLLHQMAAALPHGFVERTQRRGLLVTEWAPQLHILAHSSTGAFLNHCGWISVSEGLRFGVPFVTLPLQYEQGLNAKLIAQELKLGVEVRRNEEDDSFSKEDICRAVCTLMVEEEGRQIRSRVQEISRDLTRNDSQIYRANIQSFVSLIKQKVSCK; from the coding sequence ATGGAAAGCTTGAGATCTGATTTCGGTAGCACGGAAGCAGAGATGCGGCAGCTCCATGTTATGATGGTTCCTTGGCTTTCAAAAAGCCACATCAGAGCCTTCTTAGAGCTGGCCAAAAAATTGGGTGCTCACGGTCTCAAGATTTCCTTCCTCTCCGCTCCCCTCAATATCAGATGGATTAGGCAGCAGTTACAGCCCATCCCTGAAATCGATCTGCTGGAGCTTCCGCTGCCCTCCATAGATGGACTCCCGGAAGGCGTTGAGTCAACTGCAGATTTGAAGCGTGGAGGAACATTTGGCCTACTTCTCAAAGCCATGGACGAGTGGGAAAAGTCATTCGAAGCCCTTTTGGAACGGATTTCACCGGATTTAGTAATCCACGATATGACACAGTACTGGGTTTCTCCCATTGCCGCCAAAATGGGCATTCCCACCATATTTTTCGTCATAACGTCTGCCTCCAGTACAGGTTTCCTTCTAGGCCAAGAAGCCACCGTTGTAGAGAAAAGTACAATAGTCCCAGATCTGACAGTGCCGCCCCCTGGTTTCCCCTCGGCGCACGTCCGCCATTCATCTTTTGGGGCACGGAAGCACAGGGATATATTCCAAAAGAAGGAAGGGCACGTTAATATGCCAGAGCGGTGGAGTATGTGCTTTAAGGGTAGCTGGGTGATAGCCTTCAATTCATGCGTAGAATTAGAAGGCAAATACTTGGAATATCTAGAAAGGACAACCGGCAGGTCCGTGCTTCCCGTGGGGATGCAGATGCCCGATCTAACGCCGCTACCGGCAGATGAGCGTTGCTTGGCCTGGCTGGATGTGCAGAAACCCCATTCGGTGGTGGTGGTCTCCTTTGGCAGCGAATGTATTCTCACCCAGCAAGAGCTCGCTGCCTTGGCACTGGGCTTAGAAGAAAGTAAGCTTccttttctctttgttcttctccaCCAGATGGCTGCTGCGTTGCCCCACGGTTTTGTAGAGCGCACGCAAAGAAGAGGACTTTTGGTGACGGAGTGGGCTCCTCAGTTACACATTTTGGCCCATTCTTCTACAGGAGCGTTCCTCAATCATTGCGGTTGGATCTCAGTGTCTGAAGGATTGAGGTTTGGGGTGCCATTTGTTACTCTTCCACTGCAGTACGAACAGGGCTTAAATGCTAAGCTCATAGCCCAGGAACTCAAGTTGGGGGTGGAGGTCAGGAGAAATGAGGAGGATGATTCTTTTTCCAAGGAAGACATCTGTAGAGCTGTTTGCACATTAATGGTGGAAGAGGAAGGTAGACAGATCAGATCTCGCGTTCAAGAGATTAGTAGAGACTTGACCAGGAACGATAGCCAAATCTATCGGGCAAACATCCAAAGTTTCGTTTCTCTAATCAAACAAAAGGTGTCCTGCAAATAG